Proteins from one Cryptomeria japonica chromosome 4, Sugi_1.0, whole genome shotgun sequence genomic window:
- the LOC131029438 gene encoding outer envelope pore protein 16, chloroplastic — translation MAKEAMQNSKDAMYKTKDSIYNSLDEHKSHNVDVLVDLGHPLVNRVVDGFLKVGGVGALNAASQDAYKLVLQEEANKSSLECMVQNMGKQSLQWGLAAGVYSGAKFGLQEARGVRDWKNAVVGGALAGAALSLTEPNPRHDRVMQAAITGAAVATAAELLRNLTH, via the exons ATGGCAAAGGAAGCAATGCAAAATTCAAAGGATGCAATGTATAAAACAAAGGATTCTATATATAATTCTCTTGATGAGCACAAGAGTCACAATGTGGATGTGCTGGTGGATTTGGGGCACCCCCTTGTCAATCGTGTGGTTGATGGGTTTCTCAAAGTGGGTGGG GTTGGGGCCTTGAATGCTGCATCTCAAGATGCCTATAAGTTGGTCTTACAAG AGGAAGCCAACAAATCCTCCCTTGAATGCATG GTTCAAAACATGGGCAAACAATCTTTGCAATGGG GTCTGGCGGCTGGAGTGTACTCAGGAGCAAAATTTGGTCTGCAAGAAGCAAGAGGCGTCCGTGATTGG AAAAATGCAGTGGTGGGAGGTGCCCTAGCAGGTGCTGCATTATCTCTGACAGAGCCAAATCCAAGGCATGATCGTGTTATGCAGGCAGCAATCACAGGAGCAGCTGTTGCAACTGCTGCTGAGCTTCTGAGGAATCTTACCCATTGA